Below is a genomic region from Prolixibacteraceae bacterium.
TGATTTAACAGAATATAAAGGTGGGAAAGAATAAACTAAAGAAATTTAGTGAGATGGAGACATTTCCAAATGTTTTCCAGAATGCTTATAGAGATTTACAAGAAGAACCTTTTGAAAATAAAGGGAAATGGGCATCTTCTTTTTTTAAAAATGACAATCCAATCGTTGTAGAGGTCGGTTGTGGAAAAGGGGAGTATACCGTAGGATTAGCAAAAAAGTATCCAAACAAAAATTTCATCGGGGTTGATATAAAAGGGTCTCGCATGTGGTTAGGAGCCAAGGAGTCTATTGATAATAACATGACGAATGTGGCATTTATCAGAACACATGTTGAACTATTACATCTATTTTTCGATACTGATGAGATATCTGAAATATGGATTACGTTTGCAGATCCTCAGATGAAGCATACAAGAAGAAGATTAACTTCTACTCGCTTCATGGAACACTATAGAAGTTATCTTAAGGAGAATGGATTGGTACATCTAAAAACCGATAGCGACTTTCTATATACGTACTCTGATATCATGGTGAAGGAGAATAAATTTGAGGTACTTGAAAATACCAATGATCTATATCACTCTGATATCGTCGATGATATTCTATCCATTAGAACCTTTTATGAGCAACAATGGCTAAATAGAGGAAAGACGATTAAATATATCAAATGGAAAATGCATCGTAACCTTTTGGTAGAACCAGAAGTGGATATTGAGCTTGATGACTATCGAAGCTTTGGTAGAAGAAGACGAGAATAGTAATAATATCAACAGCATGTTGAGATGATCAATAAATTACGATGTGCATTTTTTACGGATACAAAGGAAGAGGTCGTTAGATCACTTTTCCTACGGAGATATTTCTTAACGTAAAGTATACAAGATCGCACATAAAAGTATAGACCATTTTAATATATACTTTGATAAAATATTAAATCTGGGAGAGTATTCTCTCAGATTTTTTTTATTTCAAGAACATTCATATTATGACATTTAACGAGAGGGTATTCTTTGTTGTAAGGCTAATTCCAGAAGGTAGGGTTACTACGTATGGCATGATTGCTAAATTTGTTGGTGCTCCCAAGGCAGCGAGAATGGTAGGATGGGCAATGAATCGCTCTCATGAACAGCAAGAATATATTCCTGCACATCGTGTTGTAAATCGAAATGGTCTATTGACAGGCAAAGCACACTTTAAAGGAGAGAGCATGGCTGCAAGATTAGAGAGAGAAGGTATTTGTATCAAAGAGAACAAGATACAGCAACTAGATTCACTATTGTGGGACCCTTTCAACGAGATAGAGATTGTTCCAAAAGCTTTTTATGATGATCTTAACCTCTAAACCGGTGAAATATTTTTTTCTAAGATTATGAGATGTAGCACAGGAGAGCAAATGACGGTGTCATAACCCTACCCAAGTTATTTACTTGAGTAGCGTTAATGATATACTATTATAATAAAAGATAAGATAAGGTTACTACAAGTCATTGGTTCTACTCTTGTAGTAAGACCTTTAAATATCATTTTGATATATTCGCACAAAGAGACTTACCCTAAAACAACTCATTAAATAGGTAGAAGTAGAGCTAATCTACAGCATTTTCGACCAAAGGAAGATGATAGTTACGTTTGCGCTCTATATCGCTTGTAATCCCCTTAAGAAGGAGTGAGATCAATGAATGTAACTTCTCATTAAAACTCTCTAATCCAAATTTACGTTGAATGATAGGTTGATCATAGCCTTTGATCGCAATAACTAAGGTATTGGCAACTAAAGTAGGATTTGGAATATCAAAAATACCATAGCTTACGCCCTGTTTTAAGAAACGTTCGATAATCGATATTTCATCTTCTAGATATCGATCTCTCAAAGGGGTGATAAACTCCATGTCAGTAATACTTGAATCCTTTACAGCCTCATGTAATGTCTCAAATTGACCAATTCGAACTGTTCTCTCATAGATATAACGATACAGAGACTCTCTCGGGTCAACAATCTGCTTAAGAACCTTCATGATCCCTTCAGAGAGTTCTTTTGCTTCAATTTTAACTACTTCCATATACAACTCCTCTTTACTATCAAAATAGTAATACAGAGAGCTTTTTCCCTTTTTTGCCTCTTTTGCAATATCCTCTAGAGTGGTCTTACGATAGCCAAACCTTCCGAAGATATTCCTCGCAGATTGTATGATGAGATTTCTTGCATCATCTTTTATGTCCTCTTGATCTTTCGTTTGCATATTCAAAACTACCTAAAAAATTATTACAGAATCATTTTGCTCCTTCTACAAAATCGAATTTAATTATACTTTGTTTTATTAGAGGTCTTATTGATTAGTTTTATTTTAACGGAGCAAATATGTTAAAGGTTCAAAAATAATAAATTATGCTTCATAATAGACAGAAAATAATATGTATCGAAGTTTTTAATTTCAATAGTGTATTTATTGGCTCTTTTATTTAAAACTGTCGTATATCTATTGATCATAGCAATTACAGTCTATATCTCTATATGAAATACTCTCAGTATATTGAGGATAAACTTGGATTTGATAGTTTTATTCCATTTAAACTATACGACTACAGATAGAGGTATGGGGACATTCCCCCATCTACTACACCACATAATATCAGACATTTAACACAAATCATCGCTATTTATGACAGTCAAGTTAAAAGGAGCGACAAATTTCTATGTCGATATAGATTTATCTATTAAATTAGTAGTTGGACATGAAATTCATATCATCATGTCATGGTCAATACAATAATCGTATCTTTGCAAAAAAGTAGATCATATAAAACAATATACAATCATTAGTTGTATCACTTAAGGTATTTAACCATTGAAAGTATCTTAGTTAAATAAATCATAGCAGCTGAAAGCATGGGTAACAAAAGAAATAAGGTCAAAAAGGGACGTAAAAAGTTATTTACCAAGAAGGATATCAAGAAGAGTATTATAAAGATTTTTCAGGAGAATGTCTCTAGATCTTATAATAACAAACAACTTGCCTCTATTCTTGGAGTAAAAGATATGCCGACCAAGCAGCTTATTACTGTCGTTCTGTTTGAGTTGGAAGATCAGAAAATGATTATTCAAGAATCACGTGGTAAATATAAGCTTGATGCCAATGCTGGCTATGTAAACGGAACGATAAAGATTGCATCAAAAGGAAATGGAATTCTTACTACTGATGATGTGACTGAACCCATACTTATTTTATCTCATCATATGAACAGGGCACTGCCAGGAGATAAAGTAAAAGTTTTACTTCATGCCAAAAGAAAGAATAAAGAACAAACTGGTGAAGTGGTAGAGATTTTAGATCGTAATGAGAAACCGATGGTGGGTATCATTCAAAGATCTAAACACTTTAACTTCTTTATTCCTAATCAAAAAATGAGCTTCGACATCTTTATACCTAAAGATAAGCTCCTACGTGCCGAAGATGGGCAACGTGCATTGGTACGTATTACAGATTGGCCAACCCATGCTAAGAATCCTTTTGGAGAAGTTGTTGAAGTACTAGGAGATGTTGGTGATCACAAAGCAGAGATGAATGCCATTATTGCTGAATACGAGCTTCCGACAGCTTTCCCTCCTCGTGTTGAGAGTTATGCTGAAGGTATTGTAGATGGAATTACAGAGGAGGAAGTAGCAAAGAGATGGGACTTTAGAGAGGTAACCACTTTTACTATCGACCCTAAAGATGCCAAAGATTTTGATGATGCACTTTCGATTAAGAAACTTGAAAATGGGAATTGGCAAATTGGTGTGCATATTGCTGATGTCACACATTATGTAAGACCAAAAACTCTTTTAGAAGAGGAAGCATACGAACGTGCAACATCTGTTTACCTTGTGGATAGAGTGGTTCCTATGTTACCAGAACATTTATCCAACGGGGTTTGTTCTCTACGTCCCAATGAAGACAAATTATGCTTCTCTGCTGTATTTGAGCTTAATAATGATGCCGAGATACAGAAGCAGTGGTTTGGACGTACTGTGATCCATTCAGATCGTCGATTTGCCTACGAAGAGGCACAAGAGATAATTGAAGGAGCTGATGGCGATTTCAAACAAGAGATCCTTACCTTGGATCGTCTTGCCAAGGAGCTGAGAGCAGATCGTTTTAATAATGGAAGTATTGGATTCGATAGAGTAGAAGTGAAGTTTAACCTAGATGAACATGGTAGACCAACTGGGGTATATTTCAAAGAGAGTAAAGATGCGAATAAATTGATTGAAGAGTTTATGCTTCTTGCCAACAAACGTGTTGCAGAGTTTATCGGTAAACAACCCGCAGGCAAAAAAGCGAAAACATTTGTCTACCGTATTCATGATAAGCCAGATCCTGAAAGGCTAGAGAACTTTAATCGCTTTATTCAACGATTCGGTTATGGTATACAGACAACATCACCTAAAAATATTGCGCTATCGATGAACAAACTTCTAGGACATGTTGATGGTAAATCAGAACAAAATGTCATTGAAACACTTGCGATACGTACCATGGCAAAAGCAGAGTATTCAACTCACAATATTGGACACTATGGTCTTCATTTTGATTACTATAGCCACTTTACTTCGCCAATTAGAAGGTATCCAGATATGATGGTACACCGTCTACTTGCAAGGTATCTTGATGGAGGTAGATCTGTGATGGAGTCGAAATATGAAGGAATGTGCCAACATGCTTCTAAAAGAGAACAACGTGCAGCAAATGCAGAAAGGGCCTCTATTAAATATAAACAAGTAGAGTTTATGGTTGATAAGATTGGCGCGATATTTGAGGGGTCTATCTCAGGCGTTACCGAATGGGGTATATATGTGGAGTTGGATGAAAACAAGTGTGAAGGAATGATACCGTTATCGATGTTAAAAGACGACTACTATCAGTTTGATGAAAAGAACTACTGTATCATAGGTAAGGCCTTTAAGAATAAATATCAAATGGGAGATAAGCTTCAAGTCCGCATAGCAAAGGCGAACCTACAGAAGAAGCAACTAGATTTCGAATTGGCATAAGAATCAATTTGTCAAGCTCTTGTCAACCATGTGATTTAAAAAAAATAAATTATATTTGTCTGTGAAAGCAGAAGATATTAACTCAAAAGGCTTCATGAAGAACGAAAACGTGAACACAAAAAAAGATGCCGTTCGTGAGAATATTTTGACTATTGCCCAAGATATTTTCAGCAAGTATGGCTATAAGAAAACCACACTTGACGATATCGCGAACGCCGTACGAAAAGGGAAGAGTTCCCTATACTATTACTTCGATAGTAAAGAGGACATCTTTCAAGAGGTGATCAAAAAGGAAGCAGACATTCTTCGTCAAGAGCTTTCTAAAGTACTTCGTAAAGACACAGACCCGGAGGATAAATTAAGAGATTACATATTGACTAAGATAACCACTTATCGACAACTTGCTAATTTCTATAATGCGATTGAAAACGACACAGCAGCAGTAAGCTTTGTTGAATCGATGAAGGCTACTTATGATCAGGAAGAGATTCGTATGATGAAACGTATTTTATTAGATGGTGCAAGAAGGGGACGTTTTGCGATCCAAGATTTCACTCTTGCAGCTATCGGTATTACGACAGCGGTAAAAGGACTAGAGATGCCTTTATCTGCAGGAACATACAAAGAGAGTGATCTTGAGAAAAGTGTAGATGCTATTCTACAAATTCTATGTTATGGTATTATGAAACGATAGCATAAAGACCTACTATCTTTAAAAAGCTTTATCCCCTTTATCGTCTTCCAAAAAGAGACTATAAAGGGGATCTCTTTTATTTGAGATGTAACCCCTTCATCATTTGTGGATATGCACGATAATTAATCCACTGAGACAGCTTCTTATAAGCGATATTAAATGACTCACCTTGATCCATAGATACTCCACTACATCTTGATATATTCTGCTGCCATACCACACGATCACTTCTATCTTTTATAACTACGTGTCCTGTAAAATCAACAGTGTATGAACCATATCCATTTTTTGATGTAATTGGATTAAGCTTCAGTTCCATTGTATATTGAGAACCTTTATCTGCTAATCGACATAGATGTTCCTGTTGGATCTTTGATCTCCATTCGTTGGTAAACCTTTTAGCATATTCACTACTCCCTTTTGATACGACTCTTATCTTTGGTGAAACAACCTTAACCCTTATGTTTCCAACAATAGGAGCCAATTGGGATATCTGCTTTCTTATATTGATATCCGCAGATAATTTACGGCTCCATCTTTTTAAATCAACTTTTACGGTCAAGCTCATCTCTGTTCTAGGGCTCATTACATAAGC
It encodes:
- a CDS encoding TetR/AcrR family transcriptional regulator, whose product is MKNENVNTKKDAVRENILTIAQDIFSKYGYKKTTLDDIANAVRKGKSSLYYYFDSKEDIFQEVIKKEADILRQELSKVLRKDTDPEDKLRDYILTKITTYRQLANFYNAIENDTAAVSFVESMKATYDQEEIRMMKRILLDGARRGRFAIQDFTLAAIGITTAVKGLEMPLSAGTYKESDLEKSVDAILQILCYGIMKR
- the trmB gene encoding tRNA (guanosine(46)-N7)-methyltransferase TrmB; its protein translation is MGKNKLKKFSEMETFPNVFQNAYRDLQEEPFENKGKWASSFFKNDNPIVVEVGCGKGEYTVGLAKKYPNKNFIGVDIKGSRMWLGAKESIDNNMTNVAFIRTHVELLHLFFDTDEISEIWITFADPQMKHTRRRLTSTRFMEHYRSYLKENGLVHLKTDSDFLYTYSDIMVKENKFEVLENTNDLYHSDIVDDILSIRTFYEQQWLNRGKTIKYIKWKMHRNLLVEPEVDIELDDYRSFGRRRRE
- the rnr gene encoding ribonuclease R encodes the protein MGNKRNKVKKGRKKLFTKKDIKKSIIKIFQENVSRSYNNKQLASILGVKDMPTKQLITVVLFELEDQKMIIQESRGKYKLDANAGYVNGTIKIASKGNGILTTDDVTEPILILSHHMNRALPGDKVKVLLHAKRKNKEQTGEVVEILDRNEKPMVGIIQRSKHFNFFIPNQKMSFDIFIPKDKLLRAEDGQRALVRITDWPTHAKNPFGEVVEVLGDVGDHKAEMNAIIAEYELPTAFPPRVESYAEGIVDGITEEEVAKRWDFREVTTFTIDPKDAKDFDDALSIKKLENGNWQIGVHIADVTHYVRPKTLLEEEAYERATSVYLVDRVVPMLPEHLSNGVCSLRPNEDKLCFSAVFELNNDAEIQKQWFGRTVIHSDRRFAYEEAQEIIEGADGDFKQEILTLDRLAKELRADRFNNGSIGFDRVEVKFNLDEHGRPTGVYFKESKDANKLIEEFMLLANKRVAEFIGKQPAGKKAKTFVYRIHDKPDPERLENFNRFIQRFGYGIQTTSPKNIALSMNKLLGHVDGKSEQNVIETLAIRTMAKAEYSTHNIGHYGLHFDYYSHFTSPIRRYPDMMVHRLLARYLDGGRSVMESKYEGMCQHASKREQRAANAERASIKYKQVEFMVDKIGAIFEGSISGVTEWGIYVELDENKCEGMIPLSMLKDDYYQFDEKNYCIIGKAFKNKYQMGDKLQVRIAKANLQKKQLDFELA
- a CDS encoding MGMT family protein, coding for MTFNERVFFVVRLIPEGRVTTYGMIAKFVGAPKAARMVGWAMNRSHEQQEYIPAHRVVNRNGLLTGKAHFKGESMAARLEREGICIKENKIQQLDSLLWDPFNEIEIVPKAFYDDLNL
- a CDS encoding TetR/AcrR family transcriptional regulator, producing the protein MQTKDQEDIKDDARNLIIQSARNIFGRFGYRKTTLEDIAKEAKKGKSSLYYYFDSKEELYMEVVKIEAKELSEGIMKVLKQIVDPRESLYRYIYERTVRIGQFETLHEAVKDSSITDMEFITPLRDRYLEDEISIIERFLKQGVSYGIFDIPNPTLVANTLVIAIKGYDQPIIQRKFGLESFNEKLHSLISLLLKGITSDIERKRNYHLPLVENAVD